Proteins encoded by one window of Aphis gossypii isolate Hap1 chromosome X, ASM2018417v2, whole genome shotgun sequence:
- the LOC114123270 gene encoding sugar transporter SWEET1-like — MYDFEYALRLSASACTCVQFLSGLLICANFVKKGKVSNESVVPFVTGFLSCALWLYYGMILVNSTLVSVNAFGCLLFAIYTWIYYRYTSKKKRVVHYALTAIGFIAWVVFITQTDIHQKQSKSVSSVELHQHQSVDVAAVTPLDISDKSIVSSTAYDAAVDHVGLLCSLTTMLFFAAPFSNLIHVIRTKNTESMPLPLIVMTFLVCAQWLVYGRMLRDKFIMYPNAVGCMLSIIQLALFVIYPRKSNVPLTSELYNHHHPYPFIKLMDA, encoded by the exons ATGTACGACTTTGAGTATGCGCTGCGTTTGTCCGCTTCGGCGTGCACTTGTGTCCAGTTCTTGTCCGGGCT TTTGATATGTGCTAATTTCGTGAAGAAGGGCAAAGTATCGAACGAATCCGTAGTACCATTTGTCACTGGATTTCTGTC GTGTGCACTGTGGCTGTATTATGGTATGATATTGGTTAACAGCACATTAGTGTCTGTTAATGCTTTTGGCTGTTTGCTATTTGCAATATACACGTGGATATACTATAGATACACGTCCAAAAAA AAACGAGTGGTGCACTATGCATTAACAGCTATTGGCTTCATTGCGTGGGTTGTGTTTATTACTCAAACAGATATACATCAAAAGCAGTCAAAAAGTGTGTCATCCGTAGAATTACATCAGCATCAATCAGTAGACGTGGCGGCAGTAACACCTTTGGATATATCAGACAAATCTATCGTTTCCTCAACTGCTTATGATGCTGCTGTAGATCATGTAGGACTTTTATGTTCTCTAACAACTATGTTGTTTTTTGCAGcaccattttcaaattta aTTCATGTAATAAGAACTAAAAATACAGAGTCAATGCCGCTGCCATTGATTGTAATGACATTCCTTGTTTGTGCTCAGTGGTTGGTTTATGGCCGAATGTTACGTGACAAGTTTATTATG taCCCAAATGCTGTCGGATGTATGCTTTCTATCATACAACTAGccctatttgttatttatcctAGAAAATCTAACGTACCATTGACCTCCGAACTATATAATCATCACCATCCATAtccgtttataaaattaatggatGCATGA
- the LOC114123273 gene encoding heparan sulfate 2-O-sulfotransferase 1, whose translation MFFRVRHQKMVHVYLVVLVILGMLVVLGAMIAYHALLREQNFQIEAAVAKLVNGNSKYQHFDSSASQYRQNSVMILEEQKPLVIYNRVPKTGSTSFVNVAYDLHSHNAFRVLHVNVTGNSHLLSIYDQYRFVDNTTRWTRPAFYHGHFAYIDFEKYGYKRPYYVQLLRKPLDRLVSYYYFLRYGDDYRPHLVRKKHMDSSTTFDECVERGGSDCQANLLWLQIPFLCGQSADCWIPGSEWALQQAKRNVLEKYTLVGITEQMGEYLQMLELVIPGGMFRNASEHFKHSSKSHLRKTAKKYPVSRKTIQKFHESTVWQMENELYAFVTREFAFAYAKQFPNVSSGLAGTKKKNVKISDLSPPNFRYEKIYPKPSQQKKKKSTAHVQ comes from the exons ATGTTTTTCAGGGTCAGACATCAGAAAATGGTACATGTGTACCTTGTCGTACTTGTGATACTTGGGATGTTAGTAGTACTGGGCGCAATGATAGCGTACCACGCATTATTGCGCGAACagaattttcaaattgaaGCAGCTGTAGCCAAATTGGTAAATGGCAATAGTAAATACCAGCATTTTG ATTCATCTGCTTCACAGTACCGCCAAAACTCTGTCATGATTTTAGAAGAACAAAAGCCTTTGGTAATCTACAATAGAGTACCTAAGACTGGATCCACAAGTTTTGTCAATGTGGCCTATGACCTACATTCTCATAATGCATTTCGGGTCCTTCATGTCAATGTTACGGGGAATTCACATTTGCTTTCCATCTATGATCAG TATCGGTTTGTTGACAATACCACACGTTGGACACGGCCTGCATTTTATCATGGACATTTTGCATACattgattttgaaaa atatggATACAAGAGGccatattatgttcaattgtTACGTAAACCTTTAGATAGGTTAGTTTCATACTATTATTTCTTGCGGTATGGTGATGATTATAGACCACATCTTGTGCGCAAGAAACATATGGATTCATCAACAACATTTGATGAGTGTGTTGAGCGAGGAGGGTCGGATTGCCAAGCAAATCTACTGTGGTTGCAAATTCCTTTCTTATGTGGTCAATCTGCTGACTGttg GATTCCTGGAAGTGAGTGGGCATTACAACAGGCTAAACGCAATGttcttgaaaaatatactttagttGGAATTACCGAACAAATGGgagaatatttacaaatgcTTGAACTTGTGATTCCTGGTGGGATGTTTCGCAATGCTTCTGAACATTTCAAACACA gtTCTAAATCACATCTAAGAAAGACTGCCAAAAAATATCCCGTCTCTCGGAAGACCATACAAAAATTTCACGAATCCACAGTTTGGCAAATGGAAAATGAACTGTATGCATTTGTTACCAGAGAGTTTGCTTTTGCATATGCTAAACAATTTCCTAATGTCTCGTCAGGACTTGCTGgcactaagaaaaaaaatgtaaaaattagtgACTTATCTCCACCTAATTTccgatatgaaaaaatatatccaaaaccatcacaacaaaaaaagaaaaaaagcacTGCTCATGtacaatga